In the genome of Nocardia sp. NBC_00416, one region contains:
- a CDS encoding NADP-dependent isocitrate dehydrogenase produces the protein MSKIKVEGTVVELDGDEMTRIIWQFIKDKLIHPYLDVNLEYYDLGIEYRDKTDDQVTVDAANAIKEHGVGVKCATITPDEARVEEFGLKKMWRSPNGTIRNILGGTIFRAPIIISNVPRLVPGWTKPIIIGRHAFGDQYRATDFKVFEAGTVTLTFTPEDGSEPIVHEVVQMPEDGGVVMGMYNFKKSIEDFARASFNYGLQQNYPVYMSTKNTILKAYDGMFKDTFEEVFEAEFKTQFEAAGLTYEHRLIDDMVASSMKWEGGYVWACKNYDGDVQSDTVAQGFGSLGLMTSVLLTPDGRTCEAEAAHGTVTRHFRQHQQGKPTSTNPIASIFAWTRGLEHRGKLDNTPEVIGFSQTLEDVVIKTVEGGQMTKDLAALVGGDQGYLTTEEFLAALDANLARALK, from the coding sequence ATGTCCAAGATCAAGGTTGAAGGTACCGTCGTAGAACTCGACGGCGACGAGATGACTCGGATCATCTGGCAGTTCATCAAGGACAAGCTGATCCACCCGTACCTCGACGTGAACCTCGAGTACTACGACCTCGGCATCGAGTACCGCGACAAAACCGACGACCAGGTGACCGTCGACGCCGCCAATGCCATCAAAGAGCACGGCGTGGGCGTCAAATGCGCGACGATCACCCCGGACGAGGCCCGCGTCGAAGAGTTCGGTCTCAAGAAGATGTGGCGTTCACCCAACGGCACCATCCGCAACATTCTCGGCGGCACCATCTTCCGTGCGCCGATCATCATCTCCAACGTTCCACGCCTGGTCCCCGGCTGGACCAAGCCGATCATCATCGGCCGCCACGCCTTCGGCGACCAGTACCGCGCCACCGACTTCAAGGTCTTCGAGGCCGGCACCGTCACCCTCACCTTCACCCCGGAGGACGGCAGCGAGCCGATCGTGCACGAGGTCGTGCAGATGCCGGAAGACGGCGGCGTCGTGATGGGCATGTACAACTTCAAGAAGTCCATCGAGGACTTCGCCCGCGCCTCGTTCAACTACGGGCTGCAGCAGAACTACCCCGTCTACATGTCGACGAAGAACACCATCCTGAAGGCCTACGACGGCATGTTCAAGGACACCTTCGAGGAAGTCTTCGAGGCCGAGTTCAAGACCCAGTTCGAAGCGGCCGGTCTCACCTACGAGCACCGGCTGATCGACGATATGGTCGCCTCCTCCATGAAATGGGAGGGCGGCTACGTCTGGGCCTGCAAGAACTACGACGGCGACGTGCAGTCCGATACGGTCGCGCAGGGCTTCGGCTCGCTCGGTCTGATGACCTCGGTGCTGCTCACCCCGGACGGCCGGACCTGTGAGGCCGAGGCCGCGCACGGCACGGTCACCCGGCACTTCCGCCAACACCAGCAGGGCAAGCCGACCTCGACCAACCCGATCGCGTCGATCTTCGCCTGGACCCGCGGCCTCGAACACCGGGGCAAGCTGGACAACACCCCCGAGGTGATCGGTTTCTCGCAGACGCTCGAGGATGTCGTCATCAAGACGGTCGAAGGCGGTCAGATGACCAAGGACCTCGCGGCGCTGGTCGGTGGGGATCAGGGTTACCTGACCACCGAGGAGTTCCTCGCGGCGCTCGACGCGAACCTGGCGCGCGCGCTGAAATAG
- a CDS encoding transglycosylase SLT domain-containing protein, with translation MKPKGYWEVELEPPAGARLWLRAVVAAADQAIQNCADLLATGNADKAEKTENMLDMFNKEGLVKSSDHSVMAEQYETKASDIDGVRKDLEKQHDEVNLTANTTYNTSSAAFGAIKQDVNDLKTELERVYPLNEDGLISSTTEFGLSGLVLDTVDNVYGEMETALDQVDEQARQIDTSTPSPGPGAGYTSPGGYSPASYASSGGGDSQYAGTATDEDYARYTGNSTVDAAIEGALDALGIQDPEAREKWKNGYLVLIERESSNDPNSINNWDDNAAKGQSSRGLTHTIPATFEAYHVAGTSSNIYDPVANVAASMNYVMDVYGVTADGSNLQQEVQQADPKRDPKGY, from the coding sequence ATGAAGCCCAAAGGCTACTGGGAAGTAGAACTCGAACCACCCGCGGGTGCGAGGTTGTGGTTGCGGGCCGTCGTCGCCGCCGCCGATCAAGCCATTCAGAACTGCGCCGACCTCCTGGCCACCGGTAACGCCGACAAAGCCGAAAAAACCGAGAACATGCTCGATATGTTCAACAAAGAGGGACTCGTCAAGTCGAGCGACCATTCCGTAATGGCCGAGCAATACGAGACAAAGGCGTCAGATATCGATGGCGTGCGGAAAGATCTGGAAAAACAGCACGATGAAGTGAACCTCACGGCCAATACCACGTACAACACGTCCAGCGCCGCTTTCGGAGCCATCAAGCAGGACGTGAACGACCTCAAAACAGAGTTGGAACGCGTCTATCCACTGAACGAGGACGGACTCATATCGAGCACCACCGAGTTCGGCCTGTCCGGACTCGTACTCGATACAGTGGACAACGTCTACGGCGAAATGGAGACCGCGCTGGACCAGGTCGACGAGCAGGCGCGCCAGATCGACACCAGCACGCCGTCCCCGGGGCCCGGCGCAGGATACACGTCGCCCGGTGGATACTCACCGGCGTCGTACGCGAGCTCGGGCGGTGGCGACTCCCAATACGCGGGCACGGCCACGGACGAGGACTACGCCCGCTACACCGGCAACTCGACTGTGGACGCGGCTATCGAGGGCGCACTGGACGCGCTGGGAATTCAGGACCCGGAGGCGCGGGAGAAATGGAAGAACGGATATCTCGTATTGATCGAGCGAGAGTCCAGCAACGATCCCAACTCCATCAATAATTGGGACGATAACGCCGCCAAGGGACAGAGTTCGCGTGGCCTGACCCACACCATCCCGGCGACTTTCGAGGCTTATCACGTCGCCGGTACGTCGAGCAATATTTACGACCCCGTCGCGAATGTCGCGGCGAGCATGAATTATGTGATGGACGTCTACGGCGTGACCGCGGACGGCAGCAATCTCCAGCAAGAGGTACAGCAGGCCGATCCGAAACGAGATCCGAAGGGCTACTGA
- a CDS encoding helix-turn-helix domain-containing protein, with protein sequence MTAHTVALAVSPGYLHPWDLYELGVAVSIFGTAQPDLADNWYTLQVCSVTAEPRTHEMGFGTFLRAEHGRAELLAADTVIVPSVAHDHVATGHPIPAELVEVLAAAHAGGARMVGLCDGIFALAAAGILTGRRVAAHWEHAAAIAERYPGVVVDDSVLYVDDGDVLTSAGMTAAVDLCLHLVRNDLGATVANRLARRMVIPPHRSGGQAQFVELAVPARGEDDLGQVLQWATANLEQPLTVEVLATEAKMSPRTLHRRMRETTGVTPMRWLLNQRLAHAQSLLESTDLGIERIAERTGLGTATNLRRHFGAIIGVTPAEYRRTFRVHEPHPA encoded by the coding sequence GTGACCGCACACACCGTCGCGCTGGCCGTGTCCCCTGGCTATCTGCATCCGTGGGATCTCTACGAACTGGGTGTCGCCGTCTCGATCTTCGGCACTGCGCAACCCGATCTCGCCGATAACTGGTACACGCTGCAGGTCTGCTCGGTGACCGCCGAACCGCGCACTCACGAAATGGGTTTCGGTACCTTCCTGCGGGCCGAGCACGGTCGCGCCGAACTGCTCGCCGCCGATACCGTCATCGTGCCGTCGGTGGCGCACGACCACGTCGCCACGGGTCACCCGATCCCCGCCGAACTGGTCGAAGTCCTGGCCGCGGCACACGCCGGCGGGGCCCGCATGGTGGGGTTGTGTGACGGGATCTTCGCGCTGGCGGCGGCGGGAATCCTCACCGGGCGCCGGGTCGCCGCGCACTGGGAGCACGCGGCGGCGATCGCCGAGCGCTATCCGGGCGTCGTCGTCGACGACTCTGTTCTCTACGTCGACGACGGGGACGTCCTCACCAGCGCCGGGATGACAGCCGCCGTGGATCTGTGCCTGCACCTGGTCCGCAATGATCTCGGCGCCACCGTCGCCAACCGGTTGGCCCGCCGGATGGTGATCCCGCCGCACCGCTCGGGCGGACAGGCGCAATTCGTGGAGTTGGCGGTACCCGCCCGCGGCGAGGACGATCTCGGGCAGGTTCTGCAGTGGGCGACCGCGAACCTGGAGCAGCCGCTCACCGTCGAGGTGCTCGCGACCGAGGCGAAGATGAGTCCGCGCACGTTGCACCGCAGGATGCGGGAGACCACCGGTGTCACTCCGATGCGGTGGTTGCTCAATCAGCGGCTCGCTCATGCGCAGTCGCTGCTGGAGTCGACCGATCTCGGAATCGAGCGGATCGCCGAGCGGACCGGGCTGGGCACGGCGACCAATCTGCGCCGCCACTTCGGTGCGATCATCGGCGTGACACCGGCCGAGTACCGGCGCACCTTCCGTGTCCATGAGCCCCATCCGGCCTGA
- a CDS encoding acyl-CoA dehydrogenase family protein has translation MFEWSDTDLMVRDAVRTFIDKEVRPNLDALDSGEMLPYPILRKLYADFGIGALAEESLNKQLAAKRAAAEGGEKPAAEGKDRSGGAFDQQSMMAVVTSELSGVCMGLCSSLGVSTGLGGATILSRGTLAQQERWVPDIFSLRTIACWAITEPDSGSDAFGGMKTCVRRDGDEYILNGQKTFITNGPFADTLVVYAKLDEGDGTPARDRKVLTFVLDKDMPGLTQGKPFKKMGLHASPTGELFFDNIRLGRDRLLGETEEHRGGDGRESARSSFVAERVGIGFMALGVINECLRLCTDYARNRRLWGQEIGRFQLIQLKLAKMEVARINVQNMVFNIIERGKAGKPLSLSEASAVKLYSSEVATEVAMEAVQLFGGNGYMSEYRVEQLARDAKSLMIYAGSNEIQVTHVAKGILGG, from the coding sequence ATGTTCGAATGGTCCGATACCGACCTGATGGTCCGCGACGCGGTGCGGACGTTCATCGATAAGGAAGTGCGTCCCAACCTGGACGCGCTGGACAGCGGGGAGATGCTGCCCTATCCGATCCTGCGCAAGCTCTACGCGGATTTCGGTATCGGCGCCCTGGCCGAGGAGAGCCTGAACAAGCAGTTGGCCGCCAAGCGGGCGGCCGCGGAAGGAGGCGAGAAGCCGGCCGCGGAGGGCAAGGACCGGTCCGGCGGCGCATTCGACCAGCAGTCGATGATGGCTGTGGTGACCAGCGAACTCTCCGGTGTCTGCATGGGACTGTGCAGTTCACTCGGGGTGAGCACCGGGCTCGGGGGCGCCACCATCCTGTCCCGCGGCACCCTCGCCCAGCAGGAACGCTGGGTGCCCGATATCTTCAGCCTCCGCACGATCGCCTGCTGGGCGATCACCGAACCGGATTCGGGGTCCGACGCGTTCGGCGGGATGAAGACCTGTGTCCGCCGAGACGGCGACGAGTACATCCTCAACGGCCAGAAGACGTTCATCACCAACGGGCCGTTCGCCGACACCCTGGTGGTCTACGCGAAACTGGACGAGGGCGACGGGACCCCGGCCCGCGACCGCAAAGTACTCACCTTCGTGCTCGACAAGGACATGCCGGGTCTCACCCAGGGCAAACCGTTCAAGAAGATGGGCCTGCACGCCTCACCGACCGGGGAACTGTTCTTCGACAACATCCGGCTCGGCCGCGACCGCCTGCTCGGCGAAACCGAGGAGCACCGCGGCGGCGACGGACGGGAGAGCGCCCGGTCCAGTTTCGTGGCCGAACGGGTCGGCATCGGGTTCATGGCTCTCGGCGTGATCAACGAATGCCTGCGACTGTGCACCGACTATGCCCGCAACCGCAGACTGTGGGGTCAGGAGATCGGCCGGTTCCAGCTCATCCAGCTCAAACTGGCGAAGATGGAGGTCGCCCGGATCAACGTGCAGAACATGGTCTTCAACATCATCGAACGCGGGAAGGCCGGAAAACCGCTGAGTCTTTCGGAGGCCTCGGCGGTGAAGTTGTATTCGTCGGAGGTCGCGACCGAGGTGGCGATGGAGGCGGTGCAGCTGTTCGGCGGCAACGGGTACATGTCGGAATACCGGGTCGAGCAGCTGGCCCGGGACGCGAAATCACTGATGATCTACGCGGGCAGCAACGAGATCCAGGTGACCCATGTGGCGAAGGGGATCCTCGGCGGCTGA
- a CDS encoding alpha/beta fold hydrolase, with protein MSGTSAATPPEPVAALHLGSGAPLLLLHGVMLSPHCWERTAVRLAARCEVFAPALAGHWGGPEFVRDRYSAHTLADHLEAQLDDLGWRTCHIAGNSLGGWLGFELARRGRARTLTAIAPAGGWKTPSPTQILAGAKIMPMIPILEIARRLGDSPVRSRIVRWAMAHLLTKNTRAVPPAEVSAVILAALHCPALTDLTLGTLRGPSLADMSDLTTPIRLILADSDRVLPPAVHGRRFLRELPAGADRIMLNRAGHVPMLEDPERVANLIAEHIYASRDHLRAV; from the coding sequence ATGTCAGGCACCTCCGCAGCCACACCACCGGAGCCGGTCGCGGCTCTGCATCTCGGATCGGGCGCTCCGCTGCTGTTACTCCACGGTGTGATGCTCTCGCCGCATTGTTGGGAGCGAACCGCCGTGCGGCTGGCCGCCCGCTGCGAGGTCTTCGCGCCCGCTCTCGCCGGGCACTGGGGCGGACCGGAATTCGTGCGGGACCGCTATTCGGCCCACACCCTCGCCGACCATCTCGAAGCCCAGCTCGACGATCTCGGTTGGCGCACCTGCCATATCGCCGGCAACTCGCTGGGCGGCTGGCTCGGCTTCGAATTGGCGCGCCGTGGCCGGGCCCGCACTCTCACTGCCATCGCGCCGGCCGGCGGCTGGAAAACCCCGTCCCCGACGCAGATCCTCGCGGGAGCGAAGATCATGCCGATGATCCCGATCCTCGAGATCGCCCGCCGGCTGGGCGATTCGCCGGTGCGGAGCCGAATCGTCCGGTGGGCCATGGCCCATCTGCTGACGAAGAACACCCGGGCGGTGCCGCCCGCGGAGGTCTCGGCCGTGATCCTGGCGGCACTGCACTGTCCGGCGCTGACCGACCTGACCTTGGGAACCCTTCGCGGACCGTCGTTGGCGGATATGTCGGACCTGACGACCCCGATCCGGTTGATCCTCGCCGATTCCGATCGCGTCCTCCCTCCGGCCGTGCACGGCCGGAGGTTCCTGCGCGAACTACCCGCCGGGGCGGATCGGATCATGCTGAACCGAGCGGGCCATGTACCCATGCTGGAGGATCCCGAGCGGGTCGCGAATCTCATCGCCGAACACATCTACGCCAGCCGAGATCATCTGCGAGCGGTCTGA
- a CDS encoding exodeoxyribonuclease III: MPYILSTVNVNGVRAAAGKGLLAWLARTEADIVCLQETRADDAQVAAALAPALEQGWELAHAEPGSKGRAGVGVLSRRPMRSVRIGVDPDSEFIATGRYIEVEFDEVTVASVYVHTGEADTPRQAEKYRFLDELAARMATRTGAFVIAGDWNIAHTERDLKNWKGNLKKSGFLPAERAWLDRQLAAGYVDVVRGLHPEGDGPFSWWSYRGRAFDTDTGWRIDYQLATPAAAERAKQAVAERAATYAQRWSDHAPVTVQYR; the protein is encoded by the coding sequence GTGCCGTACATCCTCTCCACCGTCAACGTCAACGGCGTCCGGGCCGCCGCCGGCAAAGGTCTGCTGGCCTGGCTGGCCCGGACCGAGGCCGATATCGTCTGCCTCCAGGAAACGCGGGCCGACGACGCCCAGGTCGCGGCCGCGCTCGCGCCGGCGCTGGAGCAGGGCTGGGAGCTGGCGCACGCCGAACCCGGGTCGAAGGGCCGGGCGGGGGTCGGAGTGCTGTCCCGGCGGCCGATGCGATCGGTGCGGATCGGTGTCGACCCGGACAGCGAATTCATCGCGACGGGGCGGTATATCGAGGTCGAGTTCGACGAGGTCACCGTGGCGAGCGTGTATGTCCATACCGGCGAGGCGGATACGCCCCGGCAGGCCGAGAAGTACCGGTTCCTAGACGAACTCGCCGCCCGGATGGCCACCCGCACCGGTGCTTTCGTCATCGCGGGGGACTGGAATATCGCGCACACCGAACGAGACCTGAAGAACTGGAAGGGCAATCTGAAGAAGTCCGGGTTCCTGCCTGCCGAACGGGCCTGGCTGGACCGGCAGCTGGCCGCCGGATATGTGGATGTGGTGCGCGGTCTGCACCCGGAGGGGGATGGTCCGTTCAGCTGGTGGTCCTATCGTGGGCGCGCGTTCGACACCGACACCGGGTGGCGGATCGATTACCAGCTGGCGACACCGGCGGCCGCCGAGCGGGCGAAGCAGGCGGTGGCCGAGCGTGCCGCGACCTATGCGCAACGGTGGTCCGACCACGCTCCGGTGACCGTCCAGTATCGATGA
- a CDS encoding ribonuclease domain-containing protein, which produces MRAKVLKILSAVGAVVVAIVIALLSTQGGEDGSAAVAAPVSGTAVTSTTITGKPAPGRTTATDAPVVSKVSGVPDRAYTTLAEIDAGRWPDSANAPGTKGGITFGNREGRLPAADGSGKTIRYQEWDVNPKKQGQSRDAERIVTGSDGSAWYTGDHYDTFTRMR; this is translated from the coding sequence GTGCGTGCGAAAGTTCTGAAGATCCTCTCGGCAGTGGGCGCCGTCGTGGTGGCGATCGTGATCGCGCTGCTGAGTACCCAGGGTGGCGAGGACGGGAGTGCCGCCGTCGCGGCGCCGGTATCGGGGACAGCCGTCACTTCCACGACGATCACCGGAAAGCCTGCTCCGGGCCGGACAACCGCGACCGACGCTCCGGTGGTCTCGAAGGTTTCCGGGGTGCCCGACCGGGCGTACACGACGCTCGCCGAGATCGACGCGGGGCGCTGGCCGGATTCGGCGAACGCACCCGGAACCAAGGGCGGGATCACGTTCGGAAACCGTGAGGGTAGGCTGCCTGCCGCGGACGGTTCGGGTAAGACGATCCGATACCAGGAGTGGGATGTGAACCCGAAGAAACAGGGACAGTCCCGCGACGCCGAACGGATCGTCACCGGTAGCGACGGTTCGGCCTGGTACACCGGCGACCACTACGACACTTTCACGAGGATGCGCTGA
- a CDS encoding barstar family protein, producing MPEPVELGDFLALPLYTDIIAYEGPFPAIAAADVDAAEFSRVRFEAPAEYQVRELRGSRMRTLSALFDEFAAALQFPYYFRPNKDSFDECLFDLEELLGEAPGYVVAVRDAEQLLADAPEEREWFDTVVGEYAQFWVTREVVFRVVLQGAPDGLTPVPVQL from the coding sequence ATGCCCGAACCCGTCGAACTCGGCGATTTCCTGGCCCTTCCGCTCTACACCGACATCATCGCCTACGAGGGGCCCTTCCCCGCCATCGCGGCGGCGGACGTGGACGCGGCGGAGTTCAGCCGGGTCCGCTTCGAGGCGCCGGCCGAGTATCAGGTGCGCGAGCTGCGGGGCAGCCGGATGCGGACGTTGTCCGCGCTGTTCGACGAGTTCGCCGCCGCGCTGCAGTTCCCGTACTACTTCCGGCCGAACAAGGACTCGTTCGACGAATGCCTGTTCGACCTCGAGGAACTGCTGGGGGAGGCGCCGGGCTATGTCGTGGCCGTCCGCGACGCGGAGCAGTTGCTCGCGGACGCGCCCGAGGAACGCGAATGGTTCGACACCGTGGTCGGCGAATACGCGCAGTTCTGGGTGACGCGCGAGGTGGTGTTCCGGGTGGTGCTGCAGGGCGCCCCGGACGGGTTGACCCCTGTGCCCGTCCAGCTGTAA
- a CDS encoding TetR/AcrR family transcriptional regulator, whose amino-acid sequence MAAQRTYGGMSAEERRAQRRSALLDAALEIIGTQGSSKLTVSGMCTEAGLNERYYYESFAGRDDVLTALIDGIAEELVVAIAAALQTAGKDSRAKAHAAITAGIQLLTDDPRKTEVTMVAAMATPELRARTTETIRVFARLVASQGIEFYGVTDPAPDPVIDFRATYLVGGLVQTLTGWVRGDLPISREKLIEYTTDVFVLLGEDFARRGD is encoded by the coding sequence ATGGCAGCGCAGCGCACCTATGGCGGGATGTCGGCGGAGGAACGGCGCGCCCAGCGACGTTCCGCATTGCTCGACGCGGCGTTGGAAATCATCGGCACGCAGGGCTCGAGCAAGCTCACCGTGTCCGGGATGTGCACCGAGGCAGGTCTCAACGAGCGGTATTACTACGAGAGCTTCGCCGGCCGCGACGATGTGCTCACCGCGCTGATCGACGGGATCGCCGAGGAACTGGTGGTCGCGATCGCCGCCGCCCTGCAGACCGCCGGCAAGGACTCCCGGGCCAAGGCGCACGCCGCGATCACCGCGGGTATTCAGCTGCTCACCGACGACCCCCGCAAGACCGAGGTCACCATGGTCGCCGCGATGGCGACGCCGGAACTGCGGGCGCGGACCACCGAAACCATTCGCGTGTTCGCCCGGCTGGTGGCCAGCCAGGGGATCGAGTTCTACGGGGTCACCGATCCCGCGCCCGACCCGGTGATCGATTTCCGGGCGACCTACCTGGTGGGTGGGCTGGTGCAGACCCTGACCGGCTGGGTGCGCGGGGATCTGCCGATCAGCCGCGAGAAGCTGATCGAATACACCACCGATGTCTTCGTGCTATTGGGTGAGGATTTCGCGCGGCGCGGCGACTGA